GTGTTGACCGCGCGGGGGTACCAGCCCGAGCGGATCAGCATCTGGTCGGCCCACGAGGACGTGCCCACCTTAATGACACCCATGTCATTCAGTGCACCGCCAACCGCCGGGATCGGCAACCCGAGGCGGTCCGGAGTGGAGGCGGGAAACTGTCGGTGCCGGCTCGTACGGTGTAGGCGTCCTCAACCGAAAGGCGGGCGCATGAGCGTTTCCGAGCACGTCCTCACCGGCGAGCGGGCCGATCTGCTCGCCAGCCTGCGCCGGCACCGCGGGTTCCTGCGGCAGACGGTCCAGGGCCTGACCGACGAGCAGGCGGCGACCCGCAGCACCGTGAGCGAGCTGTGCCTCGGCGGCCTGATCAAGCATGTGGCGACTGTGGAGGAGCGGTGGCTGCGCTTCGCCGTGGGCGGCGCCGAGGCGATGGAGCGCGAGCCGATCGACTGGGTCGGGCAGTTCCGGATGGGCGACGGCGAGACCCTGGCCGGGCTGCTCGCCGAGTTCGAGCGGGTGGCCGCCGAGACCGACGAGCTGGTCGCCACGCTCGACCTGGACGCCGCCCAGCCGCTCCCGTCCGCCCCCTGGTTCGAGCCCGGGGCGAGCTGGTCGGTGCGCCAGGTGTTGCTGCACGTCATCGCCGAGACCGCGCAGCACGCCGGGCACGCCGACATCATCCGCGAGTCGATCGACGGGGCGAAGACGATGGGCTGACCGCAGGCGGCGTGACGGATCTCACCGACGTTTCGGGCGGTCCGGGCAGGTCCCGATGTGACGTCACCAGGGGTGGCGGCGCTGAGGGACACGAGATGAACGCACACCGCATGGACCAGGAGACCGCCGAGCGCCTGCTCGGCGGTCCCACCGTCGACGCGCAGGACGGTCCGGAGGTGCTCGTCCAACTCCTCGCCGCCGTCCGCGCCGCGCCCCACCCGCACGAACTCAGCGGGGAGGGGGCCGCCCTGCAGGCGTTCCGGATGGCGCGCGCCGGATCAGTGCCGGCGGCCGCCCGTCCCGAGCGACGGTTGCTGACCAGCCTGCTCGCCGCGAAACTCGCGCTGGCCGCCCTGCTCGCGGCGGGCACCGGCGGGGTGGCCCTGGCCGCCGTCACCGGGGCGTTGCCGGGCCCGTTCGGCACCGGCGGGGCGACCACGACGCCGAGCGGCGGCGACGACCGCCCCTCGTCGACCGGTGACCCGGGCGGCTCCCCCACCCCGGCCGCTCCGACGGCCCGCCCGGGCAGCCTGGCCGCGCTGGCCGAGCTCTGCACCGCCTACCGGGCCCAGCCGGGCGAGGACCGGCGCGGGTCGCTGGAGACTCCGCGCTTCGCCGACCTGGTCGCGGCCGCCGGCGGGCGGGAGAAGGTTCCGGGTTACTGCAACCAACTGCTCGACGGGCGGGGCTCGCCGGGCGGCCCGAACCCAGGCCCGACGAAGCGGCCCCAGACGACCAGAGGACCCGATCGCCCGCCGTCCGCACCTGCCGGCACCGTCGCGCCGACCACCCGTCCGGCCGGTCCCACGGTGAACCGGCCGGCCACGGTCGGCCCGTCCCCGCGCTGAACCGGCCCGGCGAGTCGCCGGCCGGCACGCGTCCGGGCTCGCCCCGGTCGCCTAACGGGCGAGCGGGCGGCTGTCGCGCCGCCCGCCGGCCGATGTCGGCACGCCGCGATCCGGGGCCGCGGGCGAACCGGGATCGCGTCGAGCGCAGCTCCGGCCTCGCCGGACGCGCGTCGGCCGTGCCGGCCCGGGCGGGTCGGCACGGCCGAGGCGGGACCGTCAGAAGGTGGCCACGTTCAGCAGCTTCTCCTGGATGCCGTCCGGGTCGCCGGCCGGCCAGCTGTAGTTGGTCGTACCGGCCGACTGGAGGGCCGACTTGACGGCGCTCGGCGTGGCCGTCGGGTGGGTCGCCTTGTAGAGGGCGGCGCCACCGGCGACGTGCGGGCTGGCCATCGAGGTGCCCGAGATGGTGTTGTAGCCGCCGCCCTTCCACGTCGAGTAGATGCAGACGCCCGGGGCCATCAGGTCGACGTCGGCGCCGTAGTTGGAGAAGTCGGCGATCGTGTCGTCCACGTCGCTGCGGCAGGTGGCCGCCGCGCCGCCACCGGGCAGGCCGTTGAAGTCGGCCAGCGCGGAGACGGTGATGACCTCGTCGTACGCGGCCGGCACGTGGTTGGCGGCGTTGTCGGTCTCGTTGCCGGCGGCCACGACGTAGGTCACGCCGGCCGCGACCGACCTGCAGATCGCCTCGTGCATGGCGTCCTTGTTGCTGCCGCAGGCGCTGTCGGAGCCGGAGCCGCCGAGGCTCATGTTGGCGACCTCGATCTCGCTGGCGTGCGCGGTCACGTAGTCGATGCCGCAGATGATGTCGGAGAAGGTCCCGCTGCCGGCGTTGTTGAGCACGCGGACCGGCCAGACCCGGGCCCCCGGCGCCATCCCGACCGCGCCGATGCCGTTGTCCAGCGCGCCGATGGTGCCGGCGACGTGCGAGCCGTGGCCGTTGCCGTCGTTGGCGCTGTTGCCGGTGGAGCAGTTCTTCGCTCCGGCGGTGTAGACGTTCAGGTCGGGGTGGGTGAGGTCGATGCCGGTGTCGATGACCGCCACGTCCACGTTGACCCGTTCGTCGGTGCCGTTGATCCGGGCGGTCGGGCTCAGCTCGGCGTCGGCCCGGTTGATGCCGGTCGGCGTGGTCTGGGCCGAGGCCGTCGCCACCCCGTCGGGCTGGACGAAGAGCACTCGGGAGTCGCGGGCGATGCGGGTGGCCGCGGTGGCGCTCATCCGGGCCGAGTAGCCGCGCAGCGCGTGCTCGTAGACGTGGCCGACGATGGCGCCGTTGGCCCTGGCCTGCTCGGCCGCGACCGACGCCGAGTTGGCGTCGGCACGGAGGACGACGATGTAGCCGCTCTCCACCTCGGCGCGCGGGGCGGCGGTGGCGCCGGTCGCCGAAGCGGCGACGACGATGCCGGTCAGCATCGCGACGCCCAGTGTCTTGCGCATGGGGGTTCCTCTCCACGTGCGGTTGGGGCGGTTGGCCCACGCCGAGGCTGGCGCAACCGGCAACCCCGGACCAGAGGCCGCAGCCATTCGTTATTGGAAATATATAAATTGCTACAAAATGCCGCACAACGACTGGCCCGGCGTCGGAAACGCCAGGTCGGACGGGCGGCACGCCGCTCCTGCCGGGTTATCGCGACCGGCCCGCGCGGCGTTTCACCACACCCCTTGGCGGTACGACCAGCGCCCGATACCGTCGAGCCAGCCACAGCGGAAGGGCCTCGTTGACCTCGATGGACACACCGGATCCTGACCTGGTACGGCGGGCCGTGGCCGGCGATCCCGCCGCCGTCGGCCGGGTACTCACCCAGATCAGGCCGATCGCGGTGCGATACAGCCTCGCCCGCCTGGGGCACGTGGGCGCCGGCGGCGCCACGGCGGAGGACGTGGCCCAGGAGGTCTGCCTCGCGGTGCTACGCGCGTTGCCCCGCTTCACCGACCAGGGCCGCCCCTTCCTGGCCTTCGTGTACGGCATCGCCGCCCGCAAGGTGGCCGACGCCTGCCGAGCCGCGCGCCGGGATCTGACCGAGAGCGTGGCCGACCTGCCCGACACCCCCGACCCGGCCCCCGGGCCGGAACCACGCGCCCTCACCGCCGATCTGGGCGCCCGCCTCTCCCACCTGCTGGCCCAGTTGCCGGCCACCCACCGGGAGATCCTGGTGCTCCGCCTGGCCGTCGGCATGACGGCCGACGAGGTCGGTACGGTGCTCGGCATGACCGGTGGTGCGGTACGCCTGGCGCAGCACCGCGCGTTGACCCGGCTGCGCTCCCTGGCCGGTGACTCGCTGACGGGGGTGTTCCAGTGAACGACGACGGCGCCGCGCCCCCGCCCGAGGACCCGGTGCTGCGGGACGACGAACTGCTCGACGCGCTGCGTCATGGCACGCCGCCGCCGGCCGATGACCCGGTGGCCACCCTCCTGGCCGGCTGGCACGCCGCGATCGAGCGGCGTGCCGCCCGGTTTGAGGCCACCTCGTGGCCGACCGCCGACGGGCGACGGACGAGCGACCTCGCGGCCCCGCTGCCGGACCCCGATCCGACGGCCCTCCACTCCGCAGCGCGGGACGCCGACGCCGCTCCCCCGCCGCAGGGCGGGTCGCCCACCGCGACGGTCCGGTCACGGCCGACCCGGCAGGGCGCCGGGCGTACGCCGCGCCGGCGGGGACGGGTGCTGGCCGGGGCGGCCCTGACCCTGGTGACGCTGACCGCCGGCGTCTGGCTGGGCGCCGCCCGGGCCGAGCCCGACGAGTTGCTCTGGCCGGTCACCGAGCTGGTCTGGACCGAGCGGGCCCAATCGCTGGTCGCCGAGCGCGAGATCGACCGGCTGCTGGACCAGGCCCGCCGCGACCTGGGCGCCGGCCGGTACGCCGAGGCCCGCGCCGACCTGGAACGAGCCGGTGCCCTCCTCGCCGACCTGGGCGACGACCAGCGGGCCGCCCGGCTCCGATCCGGCATCGAAGACCTGTGGCAGCGGCTGCCGGCACCGGACGCGCCGGTGAGCCAGGCGCCGCCGCCCGAGCCCGGCGCCCCGGTGGCCTCGCCGTCGCCCGGCCCCGATCAGGCCGAGGAAGGGGCCGCCCCGCCGTCCGGCGTCGAAACCGCCCCGGCGGCCGCGGAGCCGACCCGCCCCGGGTCGCCCCTGCGACCCGACCTGCCGGACCGCACCGAGCCGACCTCACCCGGGACAGCCCCGGCCAGGACCGCGCCCACCGGCGAGCGGCCTGGTCATACCGCCCCGACAGCGGTCCGACCGGCCCCGGCGGCCCCCCGACGTGCCCCGAGGACGGCGGGGGCCGACGCGCCGGGTGGGCCGACGACGGCGGGGGCCGACGCGCCGGGTGGGCCGGCACGCAGCGGCGCCGGCGACGGCCGCTCGGCCGCCGACGAGCCCCCGGACCGCCCGGACACCGTCCGCTCCCGGACCCGCCCGGCCACCGTCGCGCCACCGGCGGACCCGGGACAGCCGTCCACGGCGCCGTAGGGCCGGCAGCGCGAGCCGGCGGGCGGCTCGCCCGGTGGCCGGCGGCAGGCCGGCTGGTAGCTTGCCCCGGTGACTCCGCGGCGCCGACCAGTGGCGATCCTCTTCCGCCTGGCCATCGTGGTGAGCGTGGTGGCCGGCATCGTGCTGACCGCGCTCGGCCCGGCCACGGTGACCGGGCTGCTGCCCTACTTCACCATCCAGAGCAACCTGGCGGTCGGTGTCTTCGCCGGGTACGCCGCCTGGCGTGCCTGGCAGGACCGTCCCGAGCCGCCGTCCGCGCTCAAGGGCGCCGTCACCCTCTACATCACCATCACCGGCACGGTCTACCACCTGGTGCTGGCCAACCCGGCCAGCCCGTTCGCGATGGTCCAGCCGGACCGGGAACCCGGCGAGTGGTGGGGCAACCAGTGCCTGCACACCATCGTGCCGCTGCTCGCGATCGCCGACTGGGCGCTGTTCGACCGGCGCGGCCGGCTCCGGCCCCGGTACGCGGCCTGGTGGCTGGCGTTCCCGGTGGCGTACCTCGGGTTCGCCCTGGTCCGCGGCCTGGTCGTGCACCGCTACCCGTACCCGTTCATCGACGCCGGGCAGCTCGGCTACGCCGGGGTCGGGCTCAGCTCGCTCTTCTTCGCGGTCGCGTTCTGGCTGCTCGGCCTCCTCTTCGTCGGGATCGACCGGGGCCTGGCCCGCCGGACCCGGTCCGTCCCGGCACCCACCGCCGATCCGCCCGCCGCGCCGGCGGAGACCACGGCCGGGCCCCGGTGAGCGACGGGGCTCGCGGCGGCGGTCAGCGGGCTGTCCGGGGCGGCTGAGCCGGCTCCGTGCCGGGGGCCGACCGGCGCGGGTGCCGGTGGGCGGCCTGCTCCCGGCCGTAGGCGTCGGCGTGACCCCAGCGGCCGGGCACGTCCAGCAGCTCGATCCGGCCGTATCCCGGCGGGACGGCCGGGTCCGCCACCAGGTTGTCGCCGCACGGGCGCAGCCCGAGCATGGTGGCGAGCAGCATGAGCAGCCCGCCGGAGGCCCACGCCTGGGGCCGGCCGGCGGCCGGGAGCTGGACCGGGTACTTGGTCACCTCGCGGGGATAGCCGGCGATCACCTCGGGCACCGAGCCGCCGAGGGTCTCCACCACGGCGAAGATGCCGGCCGCGATCGCCGCCGCCTGGGTGTCGTACCCGTAGCGGCGCAGGCCCGCCGCGATCAGCGAGTTGTCCGACGGCCAGACCGAGCCGAGGTGGGCGCCGACCGGGTTGTACGGGCGCTGCCCGGCGGCGTACGTGCGCACTCCCCAGCCGGAGAAGAGTTCCGGCCCGCACAGGTGCGCGGCGAGGGACTCGGCCCGCTCCGGCTCGACGATGCCGGTGAAGAGCAGGTGGCCGAGGCTTGAGGTGAGCGCGTCGACCGGTTCCCCCTCCGGGGTCAGCGCGAACGCGTAGTAGCCGCGGTCCGGCAGCCAGAAGTCCCGGTTGAACCGCTCACGCAGGCGCGCCGCGTCGGCCTCCAGCCGGTCGGCGTACGCGGGGTCGCCCCAGACCTCCCGGGCCAGCCGGGCGCCCCGGAGCTTCGCGTCGTACGCGTACCCCTGGAGTTCGCAGGTGGCCCGGGGGAAGGCGGGCTGGCGGCCGTGCCGGTCCACGACGGCGTCCGGCGAGTTGCGCCAGGTCTGGTTGGCCACCCCGTTGACGGTGTTGCGCGGCTGGTAGCGCAGGTAGCCGTCGCCGCACAGGTTGCCGTAGGTGTCCATCCAGTCCAGCGCCATCCGGGCCGGGTGGTGCAGCTGCCGCACCAGGTCGGTGTCGCCGGTCCAGCGCTCGTACTCGTCGAGCAGCACCACGAACAGCGGGGTGGTGTCGGCCGCGCCGTAGTAGAGCGCGGTGGGCTGCTCGCCGAACGCCGCCGCCTCGCCGTAGCGCAGCTCGGCGAGGATCTTCCCGGGCTCCTCGTCGTGATAGTCGTCAAGCTGTCCGCCTTGGAGCAGGGCGAGCAGGTGCAGCGTCGCCGGGGTCAGCTCGGGGGTGAACGGCAGGGTCTGCAGGCAGGTGATCATGGAGTCCCGGCCGTAGAGCGTCATCGCCCAGGGGAGGCCGCCCACCGGTACCCGTTCGCGGTACGACAGTGGCATGTACCGCAGCGCGGCCAGGTCGGTCAGCGCCTGCGTGTACGCCGACTCCAGGGATTCGCGGTCGGCGAGGAGCTGCGGGGCGTGGTCGAACCATCGGGCGAGGTCCTCGCGCATGTTCAGCTGGACGTACCGCCGGTGGGCTTCCAGGCTGGACCGCAGGTCCTGGCCGCGGGCGCCGTGGATGATCATGACGACGTGCAGGTCCGCGTGCCACTCGCCGTTCGGCGCGACCCGGATCCGGAAGGTCATCCCGTGCTGGTCCACCTCCACCGGTTCGGTGCTGGTGACCCGGGTCTCCCGGACGAACCGTTCCCGTCGGTAGCACAGCCGCAGCTCGCGGTGGGCCGAGTCGGCGCTGACCGTCGGCCGGCGCGGCCCGGGGCGGCGGATCTCGGAGGTGTCCGCGAAGTCGCTGCCGATCTCCATACGGAGCGTGAACTCGGCCGGCTCCGCCGAGTGGTTGAGCACGATGAGCCGCTCGTTGAAGCTGTCGTCGATGGAGCGGTGCCGGATCACCGACACGTCGGCGTCGACGTAGTGGCTGGCGGTGCCGGGGACCAGCACGAACCGGGTCTCGAAGGAGGCCAGTTCGTCCCGGGACAGCGTGTGCATCCGCTGCCCGTCGAGGGTGAGCACCCAGCGGGACAAGAAGCGGGTGTCGAACGAGATGAGGCCGATCGGGGCGTACGGGTTGACCTCCATGTCGCCCTGCGCGTCGCTCATGGCGAAGGAGTTGCCGGCGACGACGTGGAACAGCTCCTGCTTCATCGGCCGCCCCCGCCGCAGCCCGCCGCGCGGGGATCGCGGGCCCCGGACGGGCCCGGGAACAGCCGGCGCAGCGTCAGCAGCAGCCGCAGGTTGCCCTGCACCGTGAGGTCGTTGCGCAGCAGCGCCGCCGCCGGGTGCAGCCGGCCCTCGGCCATCCGGTCGAAGACCTCCCGGTCGGCCCGGACCACCAGTTCGGCATCCTCGGCGGAGCGGGTCACCCGGACGTCCTGGTGCTCGATGGTCAGATACCAGTGTTCGGTCTGCCCACCGTCGCGCAGGTCGAGCCGGAGGCTGCCGGCCGTGCTCGCCGGCAGGTCAGGGTGCCGGCCGGCCACCCGCCGCTCCAGGTGCTGCACCGCCGCGCTGGCCATCGGTTCCCCCCGTCTCCGGTCGTCCCCGCAGGATCCCCGCCACGAAGGTGAGTCCAACTCACCCGATCCGGGTGAGCGGCGAGGCACGCCGCTCGCCCACGCCGCGCCGGCCCGGGCGGCGGTCAACCCCGCTGGATGAGCCCGCGCACGTAGGCGGCCTGCCCGGCGTGCTGGAGGTCGTCCGCCAACAGGCTGATCAGCCGCACGCCGAGGGTGACCGGCGGGTCCCAGTTCGGGTCGACCACCCGGTCGAGGTCGGCCGGGCGCAGTCCGCGCAGGTACGCCAGCGTCCGGTCCACCACCGCCCGGTGGTAGTCGACGAGCACCCGCCCGTCCTCCGGCCGGACGGCGGCGATCTGTTCGGAACCGTGCCCGAAGCCGGTGTCGTCCGGGTCGGCGGTCAGCCCGCACCGGCCCGCCCAGTCGCCGCCGACCCAGAGCTGCTTCTCCCCCAGCACGTCGGCCACCCCGTGGTCCTGGATCCGGGTCAGGTGCCAGACCAGCCAGCCCACCGGGTTCGCCCCGGCCGCCGGCGCCTGCCGGAGCTGCTCCGGGCTCAGCCCCTCGACCGCCGACTCCACCAGTTCGGGCAGCCGGCCGTACGCCTCAATCAACAGGTCGTTCACGTCCACGGGACCACGCTCCTCCACGGGTTGGTGCCACCCTGCGCAGTACCGCCCACCGGGCCGGACAAACCTCACCTTAGGCTGATCATGTGGTCGCGGCGCTGGAGCTGTACCTGGACACCGATGCCACCCGGCGGATCCGGGTGCTCTGGGACGCGTTGGAGTCCGAGGGCGTACAAAGCATGAAGTCGCTGCTGGAGCAGCGGCACCGCCCGCACGTCTCGCTCGCGGTGGCCGCCCGCTTCGATCCGGAACGGGTCGCCGAGGCGCTCACCGGGATGGTGGTCGCGGCCCCGCTGCGGCTGGAGTTCCAGCATGCCGGCCAGTTCGTCGGGCGGGTGCTCTGGCTCGGACCGTCGCCCACGACCGAGCTGCTGGCCCACCACGCCCAGGTGCACCACCGGCTGGCCCGGGCCGGCATCGACCTGGTCGAGCACTACCAGCCGGGGCGCTGGGTGCCGCACTGCACGCTCTCCATGCGGGTGCCGAACGCGCTGATGGCCGCGGCGGTGCGCCGCTGCCTGGAGGTGCTGCCGCTGACCGCCACCGTGGTCGGCGCCGCCATCACCGACCACGCCCGGGGCATCTCCCACCCGCTCCCCTGAGCCGCCGCGTGTCGCAGCGCCGGACCGCGCTCCGCCGGGGCCGGCGCACTGCTCTCGTCGCCCTTCCGAGTTGAGGTCGTAGACGACTCGGCGGCCCGCCCGCCGGTCGCGGCGCGCCGGCCGAGCACGGCCCCGCGGGCCCGCCGTGAGTCACCTGCGACATCAGCTCGACAGGCGGTCCGCACCCTCGCCAGCGGCAGATCCGGCCCCGAAAACGGCCAGGCCACGTCCACCGGTCCGCCACCGCCGTTTCCGTTGACAGCGCCATCGGAAAGTCTAAACTTACCGTTCGTGGCCACTTACCAAGGACGGATGCTCGACGCGCTGGGCGACCCGACCCGCCGCGCGGTCTTCGAGCTCCTCGCCGGCGGGCCACGCTCCGTCGCCGAGATCGCGGCCGACCTGCCGGTCAGCCGCCCCGCGGTCTCCCAGCACCTCAAGGTGCTCAAGGACGCCGCCCTGGTCTCCTCGACGGCCGTCGGCACCCGCCGCGTCTACGCGCTGGACCCACAGGGCCTGGCGGCCGTGCGCGGCTACTTCGACCAGTTCTGGCAGCAGGCCCTGGCGGCGTTCGCGGACGCCGTCGACAACCCTCCTGAGGAGGCCCCGTGACCACCGACACCGACCCCACCACCGCCGTACGCGCCAGCGTCCGCGTCGAGGCGCCGCCGGAGCGCGCCTTCGAGGTCTTCACCGCCGGCATCGACCGGTGGTGGAACCGCTCGCACCACGTCCAGCCCGGCACGCTCAATAAGATCGGCGTCGAGCCCCGCGTGGGCGGCGGCCTGTGGGAGGAGAACGACGCCGGCGACGTCTGCGTCTGGGGACGGGTGCTCACCTGGGACCCGCCGCGCACCTTCGCGTTCTCCTGGCTCATCGGGCCCGACTGGGGCATCCCCGCTCCCGACGCGCCCGGCAGCCGGGTCACCGTGACGTTCACCCCGGAAGGCGCGGGGACCCGGGTCGACCTGGTGCACGACCGGCTCGACGCCCACGGCCCCGGCTGGGAGAGCGTCCGGGACGGAGTCGGCAGCGACGGCGGATGGCCGGGCGGCCTGCGCGAGTACGCCGCGGCGGTCTGACTCCCCCTCCCGCCCGGTCGGACGGCCGGGCGGGGGAGGTCGGGCGGCCCGTGGACGGGTGACGTGGGCCGTCCGGCACGACGGCATAAACTGGCCGCATGAGGCAGACCTGGTGAGCCGCGCTGGCA
This sequence is a window from Micromonospora sp. NBRC 110009. Protein-coding genes within it:
- a CDS encoding DinB family protein, translated to MSVSEHVLTGERADLLASLRRHRGFLRQTVQGLTDEQAATRSTVSELCLGGLIKHVATVEERWLRFAVGGAEAMEREPIDWVGQFRMGDGETLAGLLAEFERVAAETDELVATLDLDAAQPLPSAPWFEPGASWSVRQVLLHVIAETAQHAGHADIIRESIDGAKTMG
- a CDS encoding S8 family peptidase, translated to MRKTLGVAMLTGIVVAASATGATAAPRAEVESGYIVVLRADANSASVAAEQARANGAIVGHVYEHALRGYSARMSATAATRIARDSRVLFVQPDGVATASAQTTPTGINRADAELSPTARINGTDERVNVDVAVIDTGIDLTHPDLNVYTAGAKNCSTGNSANDGNGHGSHVAGTIGALDNGIGAVGMAPGARVWPVRVLNNAGSGTFSDIICGIDYVTAHASEIEVANMSLGGSGSDSACGSNKDAMHEAICRSVAAGVTYVVAAGNETDNAANHVPAAYDEVITVSALADFNGLPGGGAAATCRSDVDDTIADFSNYGADVDLMAPGVCIYSTWKGGGYNTISGTSMASPHVAGGAALYKATHPTATPSAVKSALQSAGTTNYSWPAGDPDGIQEKLLNVATF
- the shbA gene encoding RNA polymerase sigma factor ShbA — translated: MDTPDPDLVRRAVAGDPAAVGRVLTQIRPIAVRYSLARLGHVGAGGATAEDVAQEVCLAVLRALPRFTDQGRPFLAFVYGIAARKVADACRAARRDLTESVADLPDTPDPAPGPEPRALTADLGARLSHLLAQLPATHREILVLRLAVGMTADEVGTVLGMTGGAVRLAQHRALTRLRSLAGDSLTGVFQ
- a CDS encoding Pr6Pr family membrane protein, whose product is MTPRRRPVAILFRLAIVVSVVAGIVLTALGPATVTGLLPYFTIQSNLAVGVFAGYAAWRAWQDRPEPPSALKGAVTLYITITGTVYHLVLANPASPFAMVQPDREPGEWWGNQCLHTIVPLLAIADWALFDRRGRLRPRYAAWWLAFPVAYLGFALVRGLVVHRYPYPFIDAGQLGYAGVGLSSLFFAVAFWLLGLLFVGIDRGLARRTRSVPAPTADPPAAPAETTAGPR
- a CDS encoding amylo-alpha-1,6-glucosidase, which gives rise to MKQELFHVVAGNSFAMSDAQGDMEVNPYAPIGLISFDTRFLSRWVLTLDGQRMHTLSRDELASFETRFVLVPGTASHYVDADVSVIRHRSIDDSFNERLIVLNHSAEPAEFTLRMEIGSDFADTSEIRRPGPRRPTVSADSAHRELRLCYRRERFVRETRVTSTEPVEVDQHGMTFRIRVAPNGEWHADLHVVMIIHGARGQDLRSSLEAHRRYVQLNMREDLARWFDHAPQLLADRESLESAYTQALTDLAALRYMPLSYRERVPVGGLPWAMTLYGRDSMITCLQTLPFTPELTPATLHLLALLQGGQLDDYHDEEPGKILAELRYGEAAAFGEQPTALYYGAADTTPLFVVLLDEYERWTGDTDLVRQLHHPARMALDWMDTYGNLCGDGYLRYQPRNTVNGVANQTWRNSPDAVVDRHGRQPAFPRATCELQGYAYDAKLRGARLAREVWGDPAYADRLEADAARLRERFNRDFWLPDRGYYAFALTPEGEPVDALTSSLGHLLFTGIVEPERAESLAAHLCGPELFSGWGVRTYAAGQRPYNPVGAHLGSVWPSDNSLIAAGLRRYGYDTQAAAIAAGIFAVVETLGGSVPEVIAGYPREVTKYPVQLPAAGRPQAWASGGLLMLLATMLGLRPCGDNLVADPAVPPGYGRIELLDVPGRWGHADAYGREQAAHRHPRRSAPGTEPAQPPRTAR
- a CDS encoding SCP2 sterol-binding domain-containing protein, which produces MASAAVQHLERRVAGRHPDLPASTAGSLRLDLRDGGQTEHWYLTIEHQDVRVTRSAEDAELVVRADREVFDRMAEGRLHPAAALLRNDLTVQGNLRLLLTLRRLFPGPSGARDPRAAGCGGGGR
- a CDS encoding mycothiol transferase, producing MDVNDLLIEAYGRLPELVESAVEGLSPEQLRQAPAAGANPVGWLVWHLTRIQDHGVADVLGEKQLWVGGDWAGRCGLTADPDDTGFGHGSEQIAAVRPEDGRVLVDYHRAVVDRTLAYLRGLRPADLDRVVDPNWDPPVTLGVRLISLLADDLQHAGQAAYVRGLIQRG
- a CDS encoding 2'-5' RNA ligase family protein, with amino-acid sequence MVAALELYLDTDATRRIRVLWDALESEGVQSMKSLLEQRHRPHVSLAVAARFDPERVAEALTGMVVAAPLRLEFQHAGQFVGRVLWLGPSPTTELLAHHAQVHHRLARAGIDLVEHYQPGRWVPHCTLSMRVPNALMAAAVRRCLEVLPLTATVVGAAITDHARGISHPLP
- a CDS encoding ArsR/SmtB family transcription factor, which produces MATYQGRMLDALGDPTRRAVFELLAGGPRSVAEIAADLPVSRPAVSQHLKVLKDAALVSSTAVGTRRVYALDPQGLAAVRGYFDQFWQQALAAFADAVDNPPEEAP
- a CDS encoding SRPBCC family protein, encoding MTTDTDPTTAVRASVRVEAPPERAFEVFTAGIDRWWNRSHHVQPGTLNKIGVEPRVGGGLWEENDAGDVCVWGRVLTWDPPRTFAFSWLIGPDWGIPAPDAPGSRVTVTFTPEGAGTRVDLVHDRLDAHGPGWESVRDGVGSDGGWPGGLREYAAAV